One Candidatus Eisenbacteria bacterium DNA segment encodes these proteins:
- a CDS encoding AarF/ABC1/UbiB kinase family protein produces the protein MVLNLKPQHIDRYKQIGRLLFKYSRSEKLRDGLGDADDTVIRDFASFNGPTATVHELPGDILIEQATKATSKTADGEKAPETPKDTATLARELVDDLEAMGPTFVKLGQFLSTRGDILPSVYLDALARLQDSVGPFSFEEVNQIVSEELGVRLSKAFAIFEEEPIAAASLGQVHRAQLRDGRIVAVKVQRPNIRERMREDLEALTSIAEVVERRSEFGKRHGVVAMVDEFRKTLMRELDYNVEARNLRILGENLAHFENIVVPSPVEDYVTSRVLTMQYITGRKVTALGPLARMELNGAPLAEDLCRAYLHQILVDGFFHADPHPGNIFLTDDGRLAFLDLGMVAQISPGMQESLLKLVLAISEGRAEDVSELVIGMGAPRPDADPEGVRREISEMVLEFQGLKMREIAMGKTLFESARIAADGGYRQPRELTLLGKTLLNVDEVARRLDPDFEPNGAIRRNAAEIMRHRMIKSLSPGRMFDSLLELKGLVEKLPRRLNQLIDTIAENKLKINVDAIDEALLMEGAQKVANRITMGLMISAMIVGAALLMRIETSFRILGYPGIAILFFLLAAIGAVFLGFNILFADVKAEKSKLMGQQQQKKRTAEPPAPHR, from the coding sequence ATGGTCCTCAACCTGAAGCCCCAGCATATCGACCGCTACAAGCAGATCGGGCGGCTCCTGTTCAAGTACTCCCGCAGCGAAAAGCTGCGTGACGGGCTGGGCGACGCCGACGACACGGTGATCCGGGACTTCGCGTCCTTCAATGGCCCGACCGCCACGGTCCACGAGCTGCCCGGAGATATCCTCATCGAACAGGCCACCAAGGCGACTTCCAAGACCGCCGACGGGGAAAAGGCCCCCGAAACGCCCAAGGACACGGCGACGCTCGCGCGGGAGCTGGTCGACGATCTCGAGGCCATGGGCCCGACCTTCGTCAAGCTCGGGCAGTTTCTGTCGACGCGCGGTGACATTCTTCCCTCCGTCTACCTCGACGCGCTGGCCCGGCTTCAGGACAGCGTCGGACCTTTCTCCTTCGAGGAGGTCAACCAGATCGTCTCCGAGGAGCTCGGGGTGCGCCTGTCCAAGGCCTTCGCGATCTTCGAAGAGGAGCCGATCGCCGCCGCCTCGCTCGGCCAGGTCCACCGCGCCCAACTCCGCGACGGCCGGATCGTGGCCGTCAAGGTGCAGCGTCCCAACATCCGCGAGCGGATGCGCGAGGATCTCGAGGCGCTGACGTCGATCGCGGAGGTGGTCGAGCGGCGCAGCGAGTTCGGCAAGCGCCATGGCGTGGTCGCCATGGTGGACGAGTTCCGCAAGACGCTCATGCGCGAGCTGGACTACAACGTGGAGGCGCGCAATCTCCGGATTCTGGGCGAGAATCTCGCGCATTTCGAGAACATCGTCGTGCCGAGCCCGGTCGAGGACTACGTCACCTCACGGGTGCTCACCATGCAGTACATCACCGGCCGCAAGGTCACGGCACTCGGGCCGCTGGCCCGCATGGAGCTGAACGGGGCGCCGCTCGCGGAGGATCTTTGCCGCGCCTATCTGCACCAGATCCTGGTGGACGGTTTCTTCCACGCCGATCCGCATCCGGGGAACATCTTCCTCACGGACGATGGCCGGCTCGCGTTCCTCGACCTCGGGATGGTGGCGCAGATCTCTCCTGGTATGCAGGAGTCGCTGCTCAAGCTGGTGCTGGCGATCAGCGAAGGCCGGGCCGAAGACGTCTCCGAGCTGGTGATCGGCATGGGCGCTCCGCGCCCTGACGCGGACCCCGAAGGCGTTCGGCGCGAGATCTCCGAAATGGTCCTGGAGTTCCAGGGTCTCAAGATGCGTGAAATCGCGATGGGAAAGACGCTCTTCGAATCCGCCCGCATCGCCGCGGACGGCGGCTATCGCCAGCCTCGCGAGCTGACGCTGCTCGGCAAGACGCTGCTCAACGTGGACGAGGTCGCCCGGCGCCTGGATCCGGACTTCGAGCCCAACGGTGCCATCCGGCGCAACGCGGCCGAGATCATGCGCCATCGCATGATCAAGAGCCTTTCGCCGGGGCGCATGTTCGACAGCCTGCTGGAGCTCAAGGGCCTGGTCGAGAAGCTGCCGCGGCGCCTGAACCAGCTGATCGACACGATCGCCGAGAACAAGCTGAAGATCAACGTCGACGCCATCGACGAGGCGCTGCTCATGGAGGGCGCCCAGAAGGTGGCAAACCGCATCACCATGGGGCTCATGATCTCGGCGATGATCGTGGGCGCCGCGCTGCTGATGCGGATCGAGACTTCGTTCCGCATCCTGGGTTACCCGGGCATCGCGATCCTGTTCTTCCTCCTGGCCGCCATCGGCGCGGTCTTCCTCGGCTTCAACATCCTCTTCGCCGACGTGAAGGCGGAGAAGTCCAAGCTGATGGGCCAGCAACAGCAGAAGAAGCGGACTGCCGAGCCGCCAGCACCGCATCGCTAG